A part of Desulfonispora thiosulfatigenes DSM 11270 genomic DNA contains:
- a CDS encoding NifB/NifX family molybdenum-iron cluster-binding protein codes for MKLALPTRNNEVDNHFGHCEYFTVYEINDAKEIIAEEKVEAPSGCGCKSNIATVLAERGVSVMLAGNMGQGAVNVLNQNKIEVVRGCSGNIKEVAEAYLRGEVVDSSVGCTSHDCGHH; via the coding sequence ATGAAATTAGCTTTACCAACTAGAAATAATGAAGTGGACAACCACTTTGGACACTGTGAATACTTTACAGTTTATGAGATTAACGATGCTAAGGAAATAATTGCAGAAGAAAAAGTAGAAGCTCCATCAGGATGTGGATGTAAATCTAATATCGCTACTGTATTAGCTGAAAGAGGAGTTTCTGTTATGTTAGCTGGTAATATGGGACAAGGAGCAGTTAATGTTTTAAATCAAAACAAAATCGAAGTAGTTCGTGGTTGCTCTGGAAATATTAAAGAAGTTGCAGAAGCTTATTTAAGAGGCGAAGTTGTAGACTCATCGGTTGGTTGTACTAGCCATGATTGCGGCCATCACTAA
- a CDS encoding EamA family transporter — MSTISIILVLLSSVTHAGWNLLSKKDNSSISYFFVGNIAAGIIFSPILFFYHDKLSLIPDYVWVLLILTGFFEALYYSTLAYGYRLGEMSLVYPIARALPIIMVTIYTVMIGKASDISHSYIIGCLFIVVGLFILPLEKITKETLKSLFTKSIGFAFVAAIGTAAYSVIDDKALRILNEVPDQAFSSLEASLIFMVFIALFSSVWLGIFTLFSQEERKLFREIMENHKKNATIMGLGIYVSYGIILLSMLFASNVAYVVAFRQVSIPIGTLFGYFILKESMYLLKIIGTFLTVLGLIVIAIS; from the coding sequence GTGTCTACGATAAGTATAATTTTAGTTTTACTTTCGTCAGTTACTCATGCGGGTTGGAATCTACTAAGTAAAAAGGATAATTCTTCGATAAGTTATTTTTTTGTAGGAAATATCGCAGCGGGAATTATTTTTTCTCCAATTTTATTTTTTTATCATGATAAATTAAGTTTAATTCCTGATTATGTTTGGGTGCTTTTAATATTAACAGGTTTCTTTGAAGCCCTGTATTACAGCACCTTAGCTTATGGGTATCGTTTAGGGGAAATGTCTTTAGTTTACCCTATTGCAAGGGCTTTACCTATTATTATGGTTACTATATATACAGTAATGATCGGAAAAGCCTCTGATATTTCGCATTCTTACATAATAGGATGTTTGTTTATTGTAGTTGGTTTATTTATTCTACCTCTTGAAAAGATAACCAAAGAAACTCTGAAAAGTCTATTTACCAAATCAATCGGTTTTGCCTTTGTAGCAGCTATCGGTACAGCCGCCTATTCAGTCATTGATGATAAGGCCCTAAGGATTTTAAATGAAGTACCCGATCAGGCTTTTTCATCTTTAGAAGCTTCTTTAATCTTTATGGTTTTTATTGCTCTTTTTTCTTCTGTATGGCTAGGAATATTCACCTTATTTAGCCAGGAGGAAAGAAAATTATTTAGAGAAATAATGGAAAACCATAAAAAAAATGCTACTATTATGGGCTTAGGGATTTATGTCTCGTATGGGATAATCTTATTATCGATGTTATTTGCCAGTAATGTTGCTTATGTTGTTGCTTTTAGGCAAGTCAGTATTCCAATTGGTACTTTGTTTGGTTATTTTATTTTAAAGGAATCTATGTATCTTTTAAAAATTATTGGAACATTCTTAACAGTACTAGGTTTAATTGTAATTGCTATAAGCTAA
- a CDS encoding ABC transporter permease has product MKKMKNYNAIIFLSLFLIFWEVAVRLLKVKQFILPAPTKIAMALWSYKKVLFTVHFPVTLAEVMAGLLISVILSVLISVLMLKSKKLEEGIYPFLVISQTIPIIVLSPVIIMWFGYGLSGKIAITVLITFFPIVVNTFEGFKSIDIKYLNLLKTMGATESQIFWKVRVPACLPNFFIGLKVGAAVSVIGAVIGEWLGGNSGLGVFSRRMSSNLEADAVFAAVIILALLGIFLFGVVKILEKIFIPWSLNTKKEG; this is encoded by the coding sequence ATGAAAAAAATGAAAAATTATAACGCGATCATATTCTTAAGTCTGTTTTTGATTTTTTGGGAGGTAGCTGTAAGACTATTAAAAGTAAAACAATTTATTTTACCAGCACCTACGAAAATAGCGATGGCTTTATGGTCATATAAAAAAGTTCTTTTTACAGTTCATTTTCCTGTAACTTTAGCAGAGGTTATGGCAGGATTACTTATTTCCGTTATCTTATCAGTTTTAATATCTGTTTTAATGCTAAAAAGTAAAAAATTAGAAGAAGGGATTTATCCATTTTTAGTCATTTCTCAAACTATACCCATAATTGTCTTATCTCCCGTAATTATTATGTGGTTTGGGTATGGTTTATCGGGAAAAATAGCTATTACTGTCTTAATTACTTTTTTTCCTATTGTTGTAAATACCTTTGAAGGATTTAAAAGCATTGATATAAAGTATCTAAATCTGTTAAAAACCATGGGGGCAACAGAAAGTCAAATATTTTGGAAGGTTAGAGTACCTGCTTGTTTACCTAATTTTTTCATTGGGTTAAAGGTCGGAGCAGCCGTAAGTGTTATTGGGGCAGTAATAGGAGAATGGTTAGGTGGAAATTCTGGATTAGGGGTATTTAGTAGAAGAATGTCTAGTAATTTAGAAGCTGATGCCGTTTTTGCTGCTGTTATAATTTTAGCCTTGCTTGGAATATTTTTATTCGGAGTAGTCAAAATATTAGAAAAAATTTTCATCCCCTGGTCTTTAAATACAAAAAAAGAAGGGTAG
- a CDS encoding coenzyme F420-0:L-glutamate ligase, whose product MSRTIGTTVRGIIAPIVKQGDDLVEIVVDSVKAAYESEKFTFRDKDVVGITESLVARAQGNYITIDDIAEDVSKKINGEVGVVFPILSRNRFSMLLEGIAKGVDKVHLLLSYPSDEVGNHLMDIEKMDEAGIDPFTDVLSEEDYRKIFGKEVKHPFTDIDYIQMYKDLGVNGNVIIHLANNPKEILKFTKNVIVADIHSRERTKKILKNAGAEIVLGLDDICSEPSNERGYNSDYGLYGSNKASETMIKLFPRDGQTYVDEIQARLNKMTGKNIEVMIYGDGAFKDPVGKIWELADPVVSPAYTKGLEGTPNELKLKYLADNNLINLENQDINEIAKKYIKEKDSNLSGKMVAEGTTPRQITDLLGSLCDLTSGSGDKGTPIILIQGYFDNYATDSY is encoded by the coding sequence ATGTCAAGGACTATTGGTACCACGGTTAGAGGTATTATAGCACCTATTGTTAAACAAGGTGATGACCTTGTAGAAATCGTAGTAGATTCTGTAAAAGCAGCCTATGAATCAGAAAAGTTTACATTTAGAGATAAAGATGTTGTGGGGATTACTGAATCTCTTGTGGCCAGAGCTCAAGGGAACTATATAACAATAGATGATATTGCAGAAGATGTCAGCAAAAAGATAAATGGTGAAGTTGGGGTTGTCTTTCCTATTTTAAGTAGAAATAGATTTTCTATGCTTTTAGAAGGTATCGCTAAAGGGGTAGACAAAGTACATTTGTTATTAAGCTATCCTTCAGACGAAGTTGGTAACCATTTAATGGACATCGAAAAAATGGATGAAGCTGGAATTGATCCGTTTACAGATGTTTTAAGTGAAGAAGATTACCGCAAAATTTTTGGCAAAGAAGTAAAGCATCCTTTTACAGATATTGATTATATTCAAATGTATAAGGATTTAGGGGTAAATGGTAATGTTATTATTCACTTAGCAAATAATCCTAAGGAAATCCTAAAGTTCACTAAAAATGTAATTGTAGCCGATATTCATAGTAGAGAAAGAACTAAAAAAATCTTAAAAAATGCTGGTGCTGAAATAGTTCTAGGTCTTGATGACATTTGCTCAGAGCCTTCTAACGAAAGAGGCTATAATAGTGATTATGGTTTATATGGCTCAAATAAAGCATCTGAAACAATGATCAAACTCTTTCCACGAGATGGTCAAACATATGTTGATGAAATTCAAGCTAGATTAAATAAGATGACTGGTAAAAATATTGAAGTTATGATTTACGGTGATGGAGCTTTCAAAGACCCAGTCGGTAAAATTTGGGAACTAGCTGATCCTGTTGTTTCTCCTGCATATACAAAAGGATTAGAAGGAACTCCTAATGAATTAAAATTAAAGTATTTAGCTGATAATAACTTAATTAATTTAGAAAATCAAGATATAAATGAAATAGCGAAAAAGTATATTAAAGAAAAAGATAGTAATCTTTCTGGAAAAATGGTTGCAGAAGGTACAACACCACGTCAAATTACAGACCTTTTAGGTAGTCTTTGTGATTTAACTAGTGGTAGTGGTGATAAAGGTACCCCAATCATTTTAATCCAAGGATATTTTGATAATTACGCAACCGATAGTTATTAA
- a CDS encoding DUF4363 family protein: MRVIIFTLILNISIFAFSFYTDNYLAKSSVEMIATLKTIENNLENENWQMAQKSMQNFEQKWKDNLFMWSLITDHSEIDNIEVSIAHIKSYLKTQDFSEVNAEIASLFRYIKHIPENEKLTIRNIF, encoded by the coding sequence ATGAGGGTTATTATCTTTACTTTAATCCTAAATATTTCAATATTTGCTTTTAGTTTTTATACTGACAATTATTTAGCCAAATCTTCTGTGGAAATGATTGCTACTTTAAAAACAATTGAAAATAATTTAGAAAATGAAAATTGGCAAATGGCTCAAAAAAGTATGCAAAATTTTGAGCAAAAATGGAAAGATAATTTGTTTATGTGGTCTTTAATTACAGATCATAGTGAAATTGATAATATAGAAGTAAGTATAGCTCATATAAAATCTTATCTTAAAACTCAAGATTTTTCTGAGGTGAATGCAGAGATAGCTTCTTTATTTCGTTATATAAAGCATATACCTGAAAACGAAAAATTAACTATCCGCAATATTTTTTAA
- a CDS encoding ABC transporter ATP-binding protein — protein MELNVDKIHYSYQENKEPVFENISFKVEKSEFIALVGPSGCGKTTLLHILGGLLEPTKGQVLLNGSNTDRMGKISLMPQEDLLLPWRTILENGVLPLEIKGIKKEEARNRVKELIKEFGLEGYENAYPHHLSGGMRQRVAFLRNILTGNKVILFDEPFSALDALTRFKMQKWLLKMWQKFKPTIIFITHDVEEAIFLSQRIFLLGKIPNRNIKEFIVPFKYPRDNDLLGYPKFTEIRQAILKGLEGLEE, from the coding sequence ATGGAACTAAATGTAGATAAAATTCATTATTCTTACCAAGAAAACAAAGAACCAGTGTTTGAAAATATAAGTTTTAAAGTAGAAAAAAGTGAATTTATAGCTTTAGTTGGGCCAAGTGGATGTGGAAAAACAACTTTACTACATATTTTAGGAGGTTTATTAGAACCTACCAAGGGACAAGTTTTATTAAATGGTAGTAATACTGATAGAATGGGAAAAATCAGCTTAATGCCTCAGGAAGATTTACTCTTGCCTTGGCGAACAATACTCGAAAATGGTGTGCTTCCTTTAGAAATAAAAGGGATAAAAAAAGAAGAGGCACGAAATAGGGTAAAAGAATTAATAAAAGAATTTGGCTTAGAAGGATACGAAAATGCTTATCCGCATCATCTTTCTGGGGGTATGAGGCAAAGGGTAGCTTTTTTAAGAAATATTCTCACGGGTAATAAAGTTATTTTATTTGATGAACCATTTAGTGCTTTAGATGCTTTAACAAGGTTTAAAATGCAAAAATGGTTACTTAAAATGTGGCAAAAATTCAAACCAACTATTATCTTCATAACTCATGATGTAGAAGAAGCAATATTTTTATCTCAAAGAATATTTTTACTGGGCAAAATACCAAATCGAAATATTAAAGAATTTATAGTTCCTTTTAAATATCCGCGGGATAATGATTTACTAGGATACCCTAAGTTTACTGAAATAAGACAAGCAATATTAAAAGGTCTAGAGGGATTAGAAGAATGA
- a CDS encoding YecA family protein, producing MKIGRNQLCNCGSNKKYKHCCGKEENKIVDFLEAQADKEKNSIPDLLMQFVENEYFNEFILYLKKLKYECPRTMSEIVKDAENILFLESFIMHNKLNDGETIIEKFIAKSKRNFREVTITWLEYLKTIKFSLYEIIEVDKEKGEIKLKDVLREGIKSLKYASKYRNFDKGQAIWCQLIPDENYYQPFLSIYYVDVIKKDRFLKSILNLYKESNLNINSFLTDYSFKLLKVLIDDTDEFAKDYVSDREKHMFSIFWLHYKNSKLGGLTPLEALDNPHYKSKLEKILNSSEQGTEEDLMFSLCKSIICEHLGWGSKKLAFSEDYLWPKGQYKKIANLLEEKLKTRYTTLQIANTIKLWHDFLQKSKPRIIKPMVWVAVLDYTINIIESGPSLTQKQLAKMYELAPSTVSNRYIELVNMLKINPLDPRYSSFTEITQNVNNIQEK from the coding sequence ATGAAAATAGGTCGTAATCAATTATGTAATTGTGGGAGTAATAAAAAATATAAACATTGCTGTGGTAAAGAAGAGAATAAAATTGTGGATTTTTTAGAAGCACAAGCGGATAAGGAAAAGAATAGTATTCCAGATTTATTAATGCAATTTGTAGAAAATGAATACTTTAACGAATTTATCTTATATTTAAAAAAGTTAAAATATGAATGTCCAAGGACAATGTCGGAGATTGTAAAAGATGCTGAAAATATTTTATTTTTAGAATCCTTTATAATGCACAATAAGTTAAATGACGGAGAAACAATAATTGAAAAGTTTATTGCAAAAAGTAAGCGTAATTTTAGAGAAGTTACAATTACCTGGTTAGAATATTTAAAAACCATTAAATTTTCATTATATGAAATAATTGAAGTTGATAAAGAAAAAGGCGAAATCAAATTAAAGGACGTATTAAGAGAAGGTATAAAATCTCTTAAGTATGCAAGCAAATATCGTAATTTTGATAAAGGACAAGCTATTTGGTGTCAGTTAATACCAGATGAAAATTATTATCAGCCATTTTTAAGTATTTATTATGTAGATGTAATTAAAAAAGATAGATTTTTAAAAAGCATCCTCAATTTATATAAAGAAAGCAATTTAAATATAAATTCTTTTCTCACTGATTATAGTTTTAAATTATTAAAAGTTTTGATTGATGATACAGATGAATTTGCAAAGGATTATGTTTCGGATCGAGAAAAACATATGTTCTCTATTTTTTGGCTTCATTATAAAAACTCTAAACTAGGTGGATTAACTCCTCTAGAAGCGTTAGATAATCCTCATTACAAAAGTAAATTAGAAAAGATTCTAAATTCAAGCGAACAAGGTACTGAAGAAGATTTAATGTTCTCTTTATGTAAAAGTATAATTTGTGAACATTTAGGCTGGGGAAGTAAGAAACTCGCATTTAGTGAAGATTATTTATGGCCTAAAGGACAGTATAAAAAAATTGCTAATTTACTCGAAGAAAAACTTAAAACTAGATATACCACATTACAAATTGCAAATACAATTAAACTTTGGCATGATTTCTTACAAAAGAGTAAACCAAGAATTATTAAGCCCATGGTTTGGGTAGCAGTGCTGGATTATACGATAAATATAATTGAATCTGGACCAAGTTTAACGCAAAAACAATTAGCTAAAATGTATGAATTAGCTCCTTCGACAGTTAGTAATAGATATATAGAATTAGTAAATATGTTGAAAATAAATCCGTTAGATCCACGATACTCAAGTTTTACAGAAATAACTCAAAATGTTAATAATATTCAAGAAAAATAA
- a CDS encoding 1,4-dihydroxy-2-naphthoate polyprenyltransferase, with translation MTKEQKKVFDIWWRLLRPHTLSAAFIPVFIGTVLALEITSIHFGLFGAMLLASILIQAATNMFNEYFDFKRGLDTKDSIGIGGTIVRDKVKPEIVLNLAFIFLGVATLLGVYICMMSSWWLAVVGLISMSVGYLYTGGPYPIAYTPFGELVSGLFMGLLIISISFFIQTDMVNLKTILISVPTSILIGAILMANNLRDFDGDKEKGRRTLVIILGKINGIRFFTGMFVATYVFLLLLIFLNFASWWSMLVVLTIPTAIKAVKGFIGKSKPIEMMPAMKLTAKTNIQFGFLLGLSIIISHYI, from the coding sequence ATGACCAAAGAACAAAAAAAGGTTTTTGATATTTGGTGGAGACTTTTAAGACCACATACTTTATCAGCTGCTTTTATTCCTGTCTTTATAGGAACAGTACTTGCACTTGAGATTACATCTATTCATTTTGGGCTTTTTGGAGCTATGCTGTTAGCATCAATATTAATTCAAGCAGCAACCAATATGTTCAATGAATATTTTGATTTTAAAAGAGGTTTAGATACTAAAGATTCAATAGGAATTGGTGGTACAATAGTTCGGGACAAAGTTAAACCAGAAATCGTTTTAAATTTAGCTTTTATTTTTTTAGGTGTTGCTACATTATTAGGTGTATATATTTGTATGATGAGTAGCTGGTGGTTAGCCGTAGTAGGGCTAATTAGTATGTCAGTAGGGTATTTGTATACTGGTGGGCCTTATCCAATTGCTTATACTCCTTTTGGCGAATTGGTTTCAGGACTATTTATGGGATTATTAATCATTTCTATTTCATTTTTCATTCAAACAGATATGGTAAATTTAAAAACAATTTTAATTTCTGTGCCTACCTCAATCTTAATTGGGGCTATCTTAATGGCTAATAATTTAAGAGACTTTGATGGTGACAAAGAAAAAGGTAGACGAACTTTAGTTATCATTTTAGGCAAAATTAATGGTATAAGATTTTTCACTGGTATGTTTGTCGCAACTTACGTTTTTCTACTATTATTAATTTTTCTAAACTTTGCCTCATGGTGGTCTATGTTAGTTGTCTTAACTATTCCTACCGCTATCAAAGCAGTTAAAGGTTTTATAGGAAAAAGCAAGCCAATTGAAATGATGCCTGCTATGAAATTAACTGCTAAAACTAATATTCAATTTGGATTTTTATTAGGTCTTAGCATTATTATTAGTCATTATATATAA
- a CDS encoding DMT family transporter codes for MSKAIQKQNKSNVFYGYLMVIAAFFWSGAFIAGKFSVQEFPVFSLTFYRFLFASMIIFLILIKTEQNWKIGREDLKTFLILAIIGMIGYHIFFFLALKYTSPVNASLIGAINPIITTILSFIFLKEVIKIKNVVAIVLSFSGVALIITNGKWQVLKSLSFNIGDLLMIIGVICWASYAILSKKALIKYSPLKVTSYAFLFCAILLIPMVILEKPWVYIPDTSLNGWLSIFYMSFFASVIGYLIHQIAIKNIGPSRSSLYINLVPLFSMILAYFFLHESISIIKLIASLLIIIGVLINIGVFFPDNKE; via the coding sequence ATGTCAAAAGCAATACAAAAGCAAAACAAGTCAAATGTATTTTATGGTTATTTAATGGTGATTGCAGCTTTCTTTTGGTCGGGAGCTTTTATCGCTGGTAAATTTTCTGTACAAGAATTTCCGGTATTTTCGCTAACATTTTATAGGTTTTTATTTGCGTCCATGATTATTTTCTTGATTTTAATTAAAACTGAACAAAATTGGAAAATAGGACGAGAAGATTTAAAAACATTTTTAATTTTAGCAATTATAGGGATGATCGGATATCATATTTTCTTTTTTCTAGCCTTAAAATATACTTCACCCGTGAATGCTTCTTTGATTGGGGCAATTAATCCTATAATAACCACCATTTTGTCTTTTATCTTTTTAAAAGAGGTAATTAAAATAAAAAATGTAGTAGCCATAGTATTATCTTTTAGTGGAGTGGCTTTAATAATTACTAATGGAAAGTGGCAAGTTTTAAAAAGCCTTAGTTTTAATATAGGAGATTTACTAATGATTATTGGCGTAATTTGCTGGGCAAGTTATGCGATACTTTCTAAAAAGGCTTTAATAAAATATAGTCCTTTAAAAGTGACAAGTTATGCCTTTTTATTTTGTGCAATTTTATTAATACCGATGGTTATTTTAGAAAAGCCGTGGGTTTATATCCCTGATACATCTCTAAATGGATGGTTATCAATTTTTTATATGTCCTTTTTTGCCTCAGTAATCGGCTATCTGATTCATCAAATTGCCATTAAAAATATTGGTCCTAGTAGATCTTCCTTGTATATTAATTTAGTGCCTTTATTTTCAATGATATTAGCTTATTTTTTCTTGCATGAAAGTATCAGTATAATAAAGTTAATCGCATCTTTATTAATTATAATAGGGGTATTAATAAATATTGGGGTTTTTTTTCCGGATAATAAGGAATAG